A genomic window from Paraburkholderia flava includes:
- the rpoB gene encoding DNA-directed RNA polymerase subunit beta — MQYSFTEKKRIRKSFAKRPIVHQVPFLLATQLESFSTFLQADVPAAQRKPEGLQAAFTSVFPIVSHNGFARLEFVSYMLSSPAFNIKECQQRGLTYCSALRAKVRLVLLDKESPSKPVVKEVKEQEVYMGEIPLMTPTGSFVINGTERVIVSQLHRSPGVFFEHDKGKTHSSGKLLFSARIIPYRGSWLDFEFDPKDVLYFRVDRRRKMPVTILLKAIGLTPEQILANFFVFDNFTLMPEGAQMEFVPERLRGEVARFDITDRDGNVIVQKDKRINAKHIRDLENAKTKFISVPEDYLLGRVLAKNVVDGDTGEVIANANEEITETALEKLREAKIKDIQTLYTNDLDQGPYISSTLRIDETADRMAARIAIYRMMRPGEPPTEEAVEALFNRLFYSEDAYDLSKVGRMKFNRRVGRDEIIGPMTLQDDDILATIKILVELRNGKGEVDDIDHLGNRRVRCVGELAENQFRAGLVRVERAVKERLGQAESENLMPHDLINSKPISSAIREFFGSSQLSQFMDQTNPLSEITHKRRVSALGPGGLTRERAGFEVRDVHPTHYGRVCPIETPEGPNIGLINSLALYAHLNEYGFLETPYRKVTDGKVTDQIDYLSAIEEGRYVIAQANAAVADDGTLTDELVSSREAGETLMVTPDRIQYMDVAPSQIVSVAASLIPFLEHDDANRALMGSNMQRQAVPCLRPEKAVVGTGIERTVAVDSGTTVQAFRGGVVDYVDAGRMVIRVNDDEAVAGDVGVDIYNLIKYTRSNQNTNINQRPIVKVGDIVSRGDVLADGASTDLGELALGQNMLVAFMPWNGYNFEDSILISEKVVADDRYTSIHIEELNVVARDTKLGPEEITRDISNLAEVQLGRLDESGIVYIGAEVEAGDVLVGKVTPKGETQLTPEEKLLRAIFGEKASDVKDTSLRVPSGMSGTVIDVQVFTREGIQRDKRAQQIIDDELKRYRLDLNDQLRIVEGDAFQRLARMLVGKVANGGPKKLAKGTKIDQAYLEDLDHYHWFDIRLADEEAAAQLEAIKDSIEQKRHQFDLAFEEKRKKLTQGDELPPGVLKMVKVYLAVKRRLQPGDKMAGRHGNKGVVSKIVPIEDMPHMADGRPADVVLNPLGVPSRMNVGQVLEVHLGWAAKGLGWRIAEMLQRQAKIAELRAFLTKIYNESGRAEELDTFSDDEIVELAKNLREGVPFATPVFDGATEEEMSGMLNLAFPDDIAQNLGMTPSKNQVRLYDGRTGEAFERPVTVGYMHYLKLHHLVDDKMHARSTGPYSLVTQQPLGGKAQFGGQRFGEMEVWALEAYGASYVLQEMLTVKSDDVTGRTKVYENLVKGDHVIDAGMPESFNVLVKEIRSLGIDIDLDRN, encoded by the coding sequence ATGCAATATTCCTTCACCGAGAAGAAGCGTATTCGCAAGAGCTTTGCGAAGCGCCCCATCGTTCACCAAGTACCTTTCCTGCTGGCTACCCAGCTTGAATCATTCAGCACGTTTCTGCAAGCAGACGTGCCTGCTGCACAACGCAAGCCCGAAGGCCTGCAGGCCGCGTTCACATCGGTTTTCCCGATCGTGTCGCACAACGGTTTTGCGCGTCTCGAGTTCGTCAGCTACATGCTGTCGTCGCCGGCGTTCAACATCAAGGAATGCCAGCAACGCGGCTTGACGTACTGCTCCGCACTGCGCGCGAAAGTGCGCCTGGTGCTGCTCGACAAGGAATCGCCGAGCAAGCCGGTCGTCAAGGAAGTGAAGGAGCAGGAAGTGTACATGGGCGAAATTCCGCTCATGACGCCGACGGGCTCGTTCGTCATCAACGGCACGGAACGCGTGATCGTTTCGCAGCTGCACCGTTCGCCCGGCGTGTTCTTCGAACACGACAAGGGCAAGACGCACAGCTCGGGCAAGCTGCTGTTCTCCGCGCGGATCATTCCGTACCGCGGTTCGTGGCTCGACTTCGAATTCGACCCGAAGGACGTGCTGTACTTCCGCGTCGACCGTCGTCGCAAGATGCCGGTCACGATCCTGCTGAAGGCAATCGGCCTGACGCCGGAACAGATCCTCGCGAACTTCTTCGTGTTCGACAACTTCACGCTGATGCCGGAAGGCGCGCAGATGGAGTTCGTGCCGGAGCGTCTGCGTGGTGAAGTCGCGCGCTTCGATATCACGGATCGCGACGGCAACGTCATCGTGCAGAAGGACAAGCGGATCAACGCGAAGCACATCCGCGACCTCGAAAACGCGAAGACGAAGTTCATCTCGGTTCCCGAAGACTATCTGCTCGGCCGCGTGCTGGCGAAGAACGTCGTCGACGGTGACACCGGTGAAGTGATCGCGAACGCGAACGAAGAAATCACCGAAACCGCACTCGAGAAGCTGCGCGAAGCGAAGATCAAGGACATCCAGACGCTCTACACGAACGATCTGGATCAAGGTCCGTACATCTCGTCGACGCTGCGTATCGACGAAACCGCGGACCGCATGGCCGCGCGTATCGCGATCTACCGGATGATGCGTCCGGGCGAACCGCCGACTGAAGAAGCCGTCGAGGCGCTGTTCAACCGCCTGTTCTACAGCGAAGACGCATACGACCTGTCGAAGGTGGGTCGTATGAAGTTCAATCGTCGCGTGGGTCGCGACGAGATCATCGGACCGATGACGCTGCAGGACGACGACATCCTCGCGACGATCAAGATCCTCGTCGAGTTGCGTAACGGCAAGGGCGAAGTGGACGATATCGACCACTTGGGCAATCGTCGTGTGCGTTGCGTCGGCGAACTGGCGGAGAACCAGTTCCGTGCCGGTCTCGTGCGTGTCGAACGTGCTGTGAAGGAACGCCTCGGCCAGGCCGAAAGCGAAAACCTGATGCCGCACGACCTGATCAACTCGAAGCCGATTTCGTCGGCGATTCGCGAGTTCTTCGGTTCGTCGCAGCTGTCGCAGTTCATGGACCAGACCAACCCGCTGTCGGAAATCACCCACAAGCGCCGCGTGTCGGCACTTGGACCGGGCGGTCTGACGCGTGAACGCGCAGGCTTCGAAGTCCGCGACGTGCACCCGACCCACTACGGTCGTGTGTGCCCGATCGAAACGCCGGAAGGTCCGAACATCGGCCTGATCAACTCGCTCGCGCTGTACGCGCACCTGAACGAATACGGCTTCCTCGAGACGCCGTACCGTAAGGTGACGGACGGCAAGGTGACCGATCAGATCGATTACCTGTCGGCGATCGAAGAAGGCCGTTACGTGATCGCTCAGGCGAACGCTGCAGTGGCCGACGACGGCACGCTGACCGATGAACTCGTGTCGTCGCGTGAAGCTGGCGAAACGCTGATGGTCACGCCGGACCGCATCCAGTACATGGACGTGGCGCCGTCGCAGATCGTGTCGGTGGCCGCCTCGCTGATTCCGTTCCTCGAGCACGACGACGCGAACCGCGCATTGATGGGTTCGAACATGCAGCGTCAGGCTGTGCCGTGTCTGCGCCCTGAAAAGGCCGTGGTCGGTACGGGTATCGAGCGTACGGTGGCGGTCGACTCGGGTACGACAGTTCAGGCATTCCGCGGCGGTGTCGTCGATTACGTCGACGCAGGCCGTATGGTGATCCGCGTGAACGACGATGAAGCCGTTGCTGGCGACGTCGGCGTGGACATCTACAACCTGATCAAGTACACGCGTTCGAACCAGAACACGAACATCAACCAGCGCCCGATCGTGAAGGTCGGCGACATCGTGTCGCGTGGCGACGTGCTGGCTGACGGCGCATCGACCGACCTCGGCGAACTGGCACTTGGTCAGAACATGCTGGTCGCGTTCATGCCGTGGAACGGCTACAACTTCGAAGACTCGATCCTGATCTCTGAGAAGGTGGTGGCGGACGACCGTTACACGTCGATCCACATCGAAGAACTGAACGTCGTGGCTCGTGACACGAAGCTCGGACCGGAAGAAATCACGCGCGACATTTCGAATCTCGCTGAAGTGCAGCTTGGCCGTCTCGACGAGTCGGGCATCGTGTACATCGGCGCGGAAGTCGAAGCGGGCGACGTGCTGGTCGGTAAGGTGACGCCGAAGGGCGAAACCCAGCTGACGCCGGAAGAAAAGCTGCTGCGCGCGATCTTCGGCGAGAAGGCATCGGACGTGAAGGACACGTCGCTGCGCGTGCCGTCGGGCATGAGCGGTACCGTGATCGACGTGCAGGTGTTCACGCGTGAAGGCATCCAGCGCGACAAGCGCGCGCAACAGATCATCGACGATGAACTGAAGCGCTATCGCCTCGACCTGAACGACCAGCTGCGTATCGTGGAAGGCGATGCGTTCCAGCGTCTCGCACGGATGCTCGTCGGCAAGGTGGCGAACGGCGGTCCGAAGAAGCTCGCGAAGGGTACGAAGATCGACCAGGCTTACCTGGAAGATCTCGACCACTACCACTGGTTCGACATCCGCCTCGCGGACGAAGAAGCAGCGGCGCAGCTCGAAGCGATCAAGGACTCGATCGAACAGAAGCGTCACCAGTTCGATCTCGCGTTCGAAGAAAAGCGCAAGAAGCTCACGCAAGGCGACGAACTGCCGCCGGGCGTGCTGAAGATGGTCAAGGTGTACCTGGCAGTGAAGCGCCGCCTGCAGCCTGGCGACAAGATGGCCGGCCGTCACGGTAACAAGGGTGTTGTGTCGAAGATCGTCCCGATCGAAGACATGCCGCACATGGCCGACGGCCGTCCGGCGGACGTCGTGCTGAATCCGCTCGGCGTGCCGTCGCGGATGAACGTGGGTCAGGTGCTCGAAGTACATCTGGGTTGGGCCGCGAAGGGCCTCGGCTGGCGTATCGCCGAAATGCTGCAACGTCAGGCGAAGATCGCCGAACTGCGCGCGTTCCTGACCAAGATCTACAACGAGTCGGGCCGTGCGGAAGAGCTTGACACGTTCTCGGACGACGAAATCGTCGAGCTCGCGAAGAACTTGCGCGAAGGCGTGCCGTTCGCGACGCCGGTGTTCGACGGTGCGACGGAAGAGGAAATGTCCGGCATGCTGAACCTGGCGTTCCCTGACGACATCGCGCAGAACCTCGGCATGACGCCGTCGAAGAACCAGGTGCGTCTGTACGACGGCCGCACGGGTGAGGCATTCGAGCGTCCGGTCACGGTCGGCTACATGCACTACCTGAAGCTGCATCACTTGGTCGACGACAAGATGCATGCGCGTTCCACGGGCCCGTACTCGCTCGTGACGCAGCAGCCGCTTGGCGGTAAGGCGCAGTTCGGTGGCCAGCGCTTCGGTGAAATGGAAGTGTGGGCGCTCGAAGCGTACGGCGCATCGTATGTGCTGCAGGAAATGCTGACGGTCAAGTCGGATGACGTGACAGGCCGGACCAAGGTGTATGAGAACCTGGTCAAGGGCGATCACGTGATCGATGCGGGCATGCCGGAATCCTTCAACGTGCTGGTGAAGGAAATCCGCTCGCTCGGTATCGACATCGATCTCGACCGCAACTAA
- the rplA gene encoding 50S ribosomal protein L1: MAKLSKRLQSFANQVDRQKLYPVDEALTLVKSCATAKFDESIDIAVQLGIDAKKSDQVVRGSVVLPAGTGKSVRVAVFAQGEKAEQARAAGAEIVGMEDLAEQVKAGNLNFDVVIASPDTMRVVGTLGQILGPRGLMPNPKVGTVTPDVATAVKNAKAGQVQFRVDKAGIIHATIGRASFEPTALRSNLNALVDALQKAKPATSKGVYLRKIALSSTMGVGVRVDQASLAAQ; this comes from the coding sequence ATGGCCAAGCTTTCTAAACGTCTGCAATCTTTTGCAAACCAGGTCGATCGCCAGAAGCTGTACCCGGTCGACGAAGCGCTCACGCTCGTGAAGAGCTGCGCAACCGCAAAGTTCGACGAATCGATCGACATCGCCGTGCAGCTCGGCATCGATGCGAAGAAGTCGGATCAGGTGGTGCGTGGTTCGGTGGTGCTGCCCGCCGGTACGGGTAAGTCGGTTCGCGTCGCGGTGTTCGCACAAGGTGAAAAGGCCGAGCAGGCTCGTGCCGCCGGTGCGGAGATCGTCGGTATGGAAGACCTGGCTGAACAGGTCAAGGCCGGCAATCTGAACTTCGACGTCGTGATCGCTTCGCCGGACACGATGCGCGTGGTTGGTACGCTGGGTCAGATTCTTGGTCCGCGCGGCCTGATGCCGAACCCGAAGGTCGGCACGGTGACGCCGGACGTCGCGACGGCCGTGAAGAATGCGAAGGCTGGTCAGGTGCAGTTCCGTGTCGACAAGGCTGGGATCATCCATGCGACGATCGGCCGTGCATCGTTCGAGCCGACCGCACTGCGCAGCAACCTGAACGCACTGGTCGACGCGCTGCAAAAAGCGAAGCCGGCGACGAGCAAGGGTGTGTACCTGCGCAAGATCGCACTGTCGAGCACGATGGGTGTCGGCGTGCGTGTCGATCAGGCATCGCTCGCAGCGCAGTAA
- the rplL gene encoding 50S ribosomal protein L7/L12 has translation MAIAKEDILEAVGSMSVLELNELVKAFEEKFGVSAAAVAVAGPAGGGAAAVAEEQTEFTVNLTEVGANKVSVIKAVRELTGLGLKEAKDLVDGAPKPVKEAVPKAAAEEAKKKLEEAGAKAEIK, from the coding sequence ATGGCAATCGCAAAAGAAGACATCCTCGAAGCCGTAGGCTCGATGTCGGTTCTGGAACTGAACGAGCTGGTCAAGGCGTTCGAAGAAAAGTTTGGCGTGTCGGCAGCTGCTGTTGCAGTGGCAGGCCCGGCAGGCGGCGGCGCAGCAGCCGTTGCTGAAGAACAAACCGAATTCACGGTCAACCTGACGGAAGTCGGCGCGAACAAGGTTTCGGTCATTAAGGCAGTTCGCGAACTGACGGGTCTCGGCCTGAAGGAAGCGAAGGATCTGGTCGACGGTGCACCGAAGCCTGTGAAGGAAGCGGTACCGAAGGCTGCTGCTGAAGAAGCGAAGAAGAAGCTCGAAGAAGCTGGCGCGAAGGCTGAAATCAAGTAA
- the secE gene encoding preprotein translocase subunit SecE, translated as MANPSVETVNTSGDKLTLTAGVLLVLAGFVGFFWLSGQEWYVRGAALAVGVIAGVAVGLLSAPGKGFIAFAKDSYKEVRKVVWPTRKEATQTTLVVFGFVLVMAIILWISDKSIEWAIFSVILGWK; from the coding sequence ATGGCGAATCCTTCCGTCGAAACTGTAAATACCTCCGGCGACAAGCTGACGTTGACCGCGGGCGTATTGCTGGTCTTGGCCGGGTTCGTCGGGTTCTTCTGGCTGAGCGGCCAGGAGTGGTACGTTCGCGGTGCGGCCCTTGCAGTTGGGGTGATCGCGGGTGTAGCAGTCGGTCTTCTCTCCGCACCTGGCAAGGGTTTCATCGCGTTTGCCAAAGATTCGTACAAAGAAGTCCGCAAGGTCGTGTGGCCCACTCGTAAAGAGGCTACGCAAACGACGCTGGTGGTGTTCGGCTTTGTGCTGGTCATGGCGATCATTCTCTGGATTAGCGATAAATCCATCGAGTGGGCGATTTTCTCGGTGATTCTGGGTTGGAAATGA
- the rplJ gene encoding 50S ribosomal protein L10, with the protein MPLNKESKQAVVAEVAAQVAKAQTVVLAEYRGIAVGDLTKLRAKAREQQVYLRVLKNTLARRAVEGTPFAPLAEQMTGPLIYGISEDAIAAAKVVNDFGKSNDKLIIKAGSYEGKVMDKAGVQALASIPSREELLSKLLFVMQAPVSGFARALGALAAQKGEAEAAA; encoded by the coding sequence GTGCCACTCAACAAAGAAAGTAAGCAGGCCGTCGTCGCTGAGGTTGCCGCGCAAGTCGCGAAAGCCCAGACCGTCGTTCTGGCCGAATATCGTGGAATCGCGGTTGGCGATCTGACCAAGCTGCGCGCGAAAGCGCGTGAGCAACAGGTGTATCTCCGCGTGTTGAAAAACACGTTGGCGCGTCGCGCTGTCGAAGGTACTCCGTTTGCTCCGCTGGCAGAGCAGATGACCGGTCCCCTGATCTACGGCATCTCTGAAGATGCAATTGCTGCTGCCAAGGTCGTCAACGACTTCGGCAAAAGCAATGACAAGTTGATCATCAAGGCCGGTTCCTACGAAGGCAAGGTGATGGATAAGGCGGGCGTGCAAGCGCTGGCCAGCATCCCGAGCCGCGAGGAACTGCTCTCCAAGCTGCTGTTCGTCATGCAGGCTCCCGTCTCTGGCTTCGCACGCGCTCTTGGCGCGCTCGCAGCACAGAAGGGCGAAGCCGAAGCTGCTGCCTGA
- the rplK gene encoding 50S ribosomal protein L11, protein MAKKIIGFIKLQIPAGKANPSPPVGPALGQRGLNIMEFCKAFNAQTQALEPGLPIPVVITAFADKSFTFVLKTPPATVLIKKAAKVDKGSSKPHTDKVGKITRAQAEDIAKTKMPDLTAADLDAAVRTIAGSARSMGITVEGV, encoded by the coding sequence ATGGCAAAGAAAATCATCGGCTTTATCAAGCTGCAGATTCCTGCAGGTAAAGCCAATCCGTCGCCGCCGGTCGGTCCGGCACTGGGCCAGCGCGGCCTGAACATCATGGAATTCTGCAAGGCGTTCAACGCACAGACGCAAGCGTTGGAACCGGGCCTGCCGATTCCGGTCGTCATCACCGCGTTCGCCGACAAGAGCTTCACGTTTGTTCTGAAGACGCCGCCGGCTACGGTTCTGATCAAGAAGGCCGCGAAGGTCGACAAGGGCTCGAGCAAGCCGCACACCGACAAGGTCGGCAAGATTACGCGTGCACAAGCCGAAGACATCGCCAAGACCAAGATGCCCGATCTGACGGCAGCTGATCTCGACGCAGCGGTCCGTACGATCGCTGGTAGCGCCCGCTCGATGGGCATCACCGTGGAGGGCGTGTAA
- the nusG gene encoding transcription termination/antitermination protein NusG produces MSDTPASPSGKRWYVVHAYSGMEKSVQRALQERIERAGMQDKFGQILVPTEEVVEVKGGHKSVTERRFFPGYVLVEMEMTDETWHLVKNTAKVTGFVGGARNRPSPISPREVEKIMSQMQEGVEKPRPKTLFEVGEMIRVKDGPFTDFNGSVEEVNYEKSRVRVSVTIFGRATPVELEFGQVEKL; encoded by the coding sequence ATGAGTGATACTCCGGCATCCCCGAGCGGTAAACGTTGGTACGTCGTGCACGCCTACTCCGGCATGGAGAAGAGCGTGCAACGTGCGCTTCAAGAGCGCATCGAACGTGCTGGCATGCAGGATAAATTTGGTCAGATCCTTGTGCCGACCGAAGAGGTCGTCGAGGTGAAGGGCGGTCACAAATCGGTGACCGAGCGCCGTTTCTTTCCGGGCTACGTGCTCGTGGAAATGGAGATGACGGACGAAACATGGCACCTCGTGAAGAACACGGCGAAGGTGACGGGTTTCGTGGGCGGTGCGCGCAATCGTCCGAGCCCGATTTCCCCGCGGGAAGTCGAGAAGATCATGTCGCAGATGCAGGAAGGCGTGGAAAAGCCGCGCCCGAAGACTCTGTTCGAAGTCGGCGAGATGATCCGTGTGAAGGATGGTCCGTTTACGGACTTCAACGGCAGCGTCGAGGAAGTGAACTACGAGAAATCGCGAGTCCGTGTTTCCGTGACGATCTTCGGCCGGGCGACGCCGGTTGAACTGGAATTCGGTCAGGTCGAAAAGCTGTGA